One Sphingomonas endolithica genomic window, CGATGACAGCGATTATTACGGCATCCAGAACCTCGACAAGCAGGACATCCTGGTCGACCAGGCGACGGTACGCTTCAATCATGCGTTCAGCGACAAGGTGTCGATCCGCAATCTCAGCCGCTGGCAGCGTGTCGGCCAATATTCCAGCACCAGCGCCCCGCAAGGCACCTATTGCCTGCCCGGGGCGACCGCCGGAACCGGGATCGCCGGTACCGGCGCTTCTTGCACGACGCCGGGTTTCTACGTGCCGAGCGGCCCACGCGGGAACATCCGCGACCAGGAAAACCAGCTGCTGTACAACCAGACCGATCTGCGAGCGGTGTTCGACACGTTCGGCCTCGAACATACGGCGGTGCTCGGCGTATCGTTTACGCAGGAGGATTATTCGATCGTCAGCGGCAATGTGCTGCGCAACCCCGATGGCACGACCGTCGCCCAGCCCAACATCGACATCTTCAACCCCAACACGACCTATACCGGCCCGGTGAACTTCATCGGCGCCAGCCGCGCGCAGGGCGACAGCACCAATGCCGCCGCCTATCTGTTCGACACCGTGAAGATCGTGCCGCAGCTCGAGGCCAGCTTCGGCCTGCGCTACGAACATGCCAAGGCGCGCTTCCGCAACGACACCTATTCGACCGCGACGCCGACCCAGGCGGCGCCCAACCCGCCGCCGCTCGGCACCTACACCCGGGGCCTCAACCAGTTCAGCGACGAGAACCTGTTCTCGTACCGGCTCGGCCTCAACTTCAAGCCGATCGAGACGGTCAGCCTGTACGCGTCCTACGGCAATTCCACGACGCCGACCTCCGCCACGGCGCGGCTGGGTTGCGGCACGCTGATCACCGCGCCCTCGGGCTCGGTCGATCCATGCGACGTCCAGCCGGAAAAGGCGGTCAATTACGAGATTGGTGCCAAGGCCGACCTGTTCGGCCGCCGGCTGCAGCTGACCGCCGCACTGTTCCGCAACGATCGCACCAATTACCGCGTGCAGACCAACGATCCGATCGTGCCGTCGCTGCCGGTGACCGACGGGCATTCGCGGGTCGATGGCATCGCGCTCGGCGCCAGCGGCAACATCACGCCGGCGTGGAGCATCTTTGCTAACTACACCTATCTCGACAGCGAGGTGAAGCAGAGCGTGTCGAACTATTGCCTCGCCAATCCTGGCCGCCTGACCACCAACACCGCGACGCCGCCGGTGACGACCAATGTGTGCGGCAACTCGACCGCCGTGCTCGATCCGCAGGCCGGGCAGCATCTGAACAACACGCCCAAGCATTCGGGCAGCCTGTTTACCACCTATACGCTGCCATTCGGCCTCCAGCTCGGCTACGGCCTGACCTATCAGGGCAGCTTCGCGCTCAACAACAGCGCATTGGTGACGCCGATCGCCGCCGGCGCCAGTGGCCTAGCCAACGGCACCGCGTTGACCCCGGTGTTCCACAGCAAGGACTATCTCACGCACCGCGCCTTCCTGTCCTATCCCGTCACGCCCGGCCTGACCGCGCAGGTCAACGTGCAGAACTTCACCAACACGCGCTATTTCACCAGCATCCGCAACAATGGCTGGGCGGTGCCGGGGGAAGACCGCTCGGCGGTGTTCAGCCTGTACTACAGCTTCTGATGCCGCCTGCGATCGGGGTGGCGCTTGCCCCCCGATCGCGCCACACCATGGCAATGACCCGGAACCTCAACCGATGCTGACCGCGATCCCCGATGTCCTGGATGCGGCCGGCGTCGCGCGGCTGCGCGCGATCATCGATGGCGCCGAGTGGGTCGACGGCAACGTCACCTCGGGCGCGCAGAGTGCGCTGGCCAAACGCAACGAACAATTGCCCGAAGACAGCCCGCAAGCGCGCGAGGCGGGCGGCATCGTGCTCGACGCGCTCGGCCACACGCCGTTGTTCGTTGCCGCGGCCCTGCCGGCCAAGGTCTTCCCGCCCTTGTTCAACCGCTATGCCGGTGGCCAGGCGTTCGGCACGCATATCGACAATGCGATCCGCATGCAGCGCGGCACCGATTTCCGCATACGAAGCGATCTCTCTGCCACGCTGTTCCTCGAGCCGCCCGAGGATTACGATGGCGGCGAGCTGGTGATCGAGGATAATTTCGGCATCCAGTCGGTCAAGCTGCCGGCCGGCCACCTGCTGCTGTATCCCGCCTCCAGCCTGCACCGCGTCGAGCCGGTGACGCGCGGCACGCGCACTGCCTCCTTCTTCTGGATCCAGTCGATGATCCGCGACGATGGTGCGCGGCGGATCCTGTTCGATCTCGACCAGGCGGTGCAATCGGTAGCCATGGCGCAAGGGCAGGGGGATGCCGCCGTCGTGCAGCTGACCGGCGTGTATCATAATCTGCTGCGGCGCTGGGCCGAAGCCTGAAGTCGCGCGACTTTAGCGCAGGTCGTGCGTTCGGGGGCGATGAACAGATTATGGTTCGTCACCAACCCGTCGTCGGGATCCACCAGCGAAGCCAAATGCGAGGCGATCGAGGCCGTGTTCGTCGAACGCGGGCTGACGCTCGTCGGCCGCTCGCACTTCCCGCAGGACGATCTGCCGACTCCGGCATCGCTCGACACGGCTAATGTCGATACCGCGGTGCTGTTCGCCGGTGACGGCACGATCAACGCGGCGATCTCTGCGCTGGCCGAGTGGCAGGGTTCGATCCTGATCCTGCCCGGCGGCACGATGAACCTGCTCGCCAAGACGCTGCACGGCGATGCCGATCCCGCGGCGATCATCCACGCCGCGCACCAGGGCGGCACGCTGGTCGCGCTGCCGTTTGTGGAGGCAGGGCCGCACCGCGCGCTGGTCGGCCTGATCCTCGGGCCCGTCGCCAGCTGGGTGCGGGCGCGCGAGCTGGTGCGCGCCGGACGGGTGCGGGGGCTGGCGCGTGCGGTACGGCTCGCCTGGCGGCGCACTTTCACACGCGGCATCCGCATCGAGGGTGTGGCCGCGCTGCGGCATCGTGCGCAGGCGATCTTCGTGCGCTCGCTCGGTGATCGGCTGGACCTGAAGGCGATCGATGCGCGCGAATGGGGCGCGATCACCCGGCTCGGCTGGGAGTGGCTGACCGGCGACTGGGTTGCCGCCGAGGCCGTGACCGCGGTATCGACGCAGCACTTCCGCATCGCCGGGCACAAGCCGACGCTTGCCTTGTTCGATGGCGAGCCGGTGATGCTCGAGCCGCACACGACGTTTCGCGGCGGCATGACCCGCCGCATGTTCAACAGCACCAAGGGGGATTGATGCGCCTGTTCCATGTCAGCGACGTGCATTTCGGATGCGAGGACGAAGCCGCGGTCGCGTGGTTCGAACGGCTGGTCAAGGACGAGCGCCCGGACGCGGTCATCATGTCCGGCGACCTGACGATGCGCGCCCGTCGCACGGAATTCGACGCCGGGCTCGCCTGGCTGCAGCGGCTCGCCGTGCCGACCACAGTCGAGGTCGGCAATCACGATCTGCCTGCCTACAATCTGTTCACGCGGTTCGTGCGGCCGTATCACCGCTACCACAAGGTCGAGCGGTTGATCGAAAAGCCGCTCGACCTGCCAGGCGTCGCGATCGTGCCCTTGGTCACCACCGCACGCTTCCAGTTCCGGCTCGATTGGTCGAAGGGCAATGTGACGCGGCGCGAGCTGAACAAGGCGCTCGCTTTGGTTGCCGAGGCACCGCAGGACGCTTTGGTACTCGTCGCCTGCCACCACCCCCTGATCGAAGGCCATACGCGCGCTACCTCGGACACCCGGCACGGTGCCGAGGCGCTGGCGGCGCTCGCCGAGGCCGGGGTGGCCGGGGTGCTCACCGGGCATGTCCATGATCCGTTCGACATCACGCACGATCTGGATGGCCATCGCATCCGCATGATCGGCGCCGGCACCCTATCCCGCCGCACCCGCGACACACCGCCCTCGTTCAACGAAGTGCGCATCGACGGCGGCAAGTTCGACGTCGTGGTGCGCACGCTGAGCCCGGAACCGGCGCGCGTGCTGCCGCGCGAACATGCGGTGGAGGATGCGGGGGCCTGAGTGGCGCTTCTAGTGGAAGCCGTTCGTGGGCTTGTCGAAGCACGTGAGCCGATGCGGAACGCCCGTGGCTCGCCCTTCGACAGGCTCAGGGCGAACGGAGATTAGGACACGCAAATGTTCAATCCCCACGCCGTCACCCCGGACTTGTTCCGGAGGCCACCGTGCCGCACGCTCTGCGTTCACGGCTCCATCGCCTGCGTAGGCTGATAAGTGGACCCCGGAACAAGTCCGGGGTGACGGCGGGCGGCACGAACTAAGGGATGGTCCCTCAGCCCGCCAACGCAGACCGCGCCCGAACCCACGAACTGCTACGCAACCAGCGCTGCCCCCGCGCGGCACCCAGGGCGCGCGCAGGCTCGCCGGCCAGGAACATCTGTCCCGCGCGCGACCAGCCGATGACATGCCCCGCTTCCTTGCAGGCGCGTGCCCAGAACACCGCGCTCGCCAGCCGCAGCGCCTGTTCGTCCACCATGCCGCTCCGCTGGTTGGCGCACCGCAGCCGCCCGAACCATTCCTCGGCCCAACGCAGATAGCCGGCATCGGCGGCGACGACCGACATCTTCGGATAGCCGAGCTGGACGTGTCTCGCCACCTCGTCGGGGCTTGCCTGCAACCCCAGGCGAGACAATTGCTTGGCGAATAGCACCAGCTTCAGCGCGTGCATGTCGCCGACGCGTTCGTGGATCGTCTGGCCTTTGTGCAACCGCCGGTCGATCAACACCGAGGGCAAGTTGGCGGTGCGATGGTCGGCTGTGATGCGCTGGAACTGATCGACATCCTCGCATACCGGAAAGTCCGACCCGTACGGGTAGCGCCGCAGGATCGCCGTGCGGCCGGTGATCGCCGAATTCTGGAAGGCCGATCGGAACAGCAGCCAGGCGACGATGTCCTCATGCTCCAGCGGCGGCACGCGCACCCCCAGACGGCCGCGGCCTTCGATCCCCATCTTGCCCGCGCAGGCGCCAACGAAGGCGACATCGGGGTGCGCCATCAGATAGGCGAGTTGTTCCTCGATACGCGTCGGTCTCGCCACATCGTCGCTGTCCAGCCACGCCACATATTCCGCGCGCGCCGCTGCAAGTCCCGCATTCCTCGCCTGCGGAATGCCGCAATTTCGCTCCAGCCGGATAATCCGCACCCGCGCATCGCCGAACCGTTCGGCAATTGCGGCGCTGTCGTCGGTTGATCCGTCATCGACGACGAGGAGCTCCAGGTCGCGATGGGTCTGCGACAGCACGCTGCGCACCGCGGCACCGATCGTGCCTGCCCGGTTGTAGACCGGGATGATGACGGAAACCTGCGGCATGAGGATCCAAGGCCTTTACGCTAACGCTACAACGAACACTACCTAGACGTAGGCCCGAGCATTTTCCCCTGATAGCACATAAAGTGTTGGGCAAGAGGCCGCCGACGGTGGCGGGCGGTGACAACGAAAAGGGCGGCCCGTTGCCGGACCGCCCTTTTGCGTTGTTCGAGGAGCTGAAAGCTTAGCGCTTCGAGAACTGGAAGCTACGACGGGCCTTCGCCTTGCCGTACTTTTTGCGCTCGACCGTACGGCTGTCGCGGGTCAGGAAGCCTGCTGCCTTCACGGCGGCACGCAGCACCGGCTCGTACTTGGTCAGCGCCTGGCTGATGCCATGCTTGACCGCGCCGGCCTGGCCCGAAAGACCACCACCCTTGACCGTGCAGATCACGTCGTACGCGCCATCACGCTCGGCGATGCCGAACGGCTGGTTGATCACGAGACGCAGCGTCGGACGGGCGAAATAGGTTTCCTGGTCGCGACCGTTGATCGTGATCTTGCCCGAACCCGGCTTGATCCACACGCGAGCGACGGCGTCCTTACGACGACCGGTGGCATAAGCGCGGCCCTGCTTGTCGATGATCTGCTCGCGCAGCGGCATCGGCTCACGCTCGATGACCGGCGCCGACGGCGCATATTCGTCACCAGCGAGGACCGGCGTGCTCACGCCGTTATTCTGGGTAGCCGGCTCCTGGTTGGTCAGGCCGGCGAGATCGGAAAGCGACTGGCGGTTGTCGGACATTATGCGCCCACCTTGTTCTTGCGGTTCATGCTGCCGATGTCGAGGACCTGCGGGTCCTGTGCGGCGTGCGGATGCTCGGTGCCGGCGAAGACGCGCAGGTTGCGCATCTGCTCACGGCCGAGCGGCCCGCGCGGAATCATGCGCTCGATCGCCTTTTCGATGATCCGCTCCGGGAAGCGACCTTCCAGGATCTTGCCTGCGGCCACGCCCTTGATGCCGCCGGCATAACCGGTGTGGCGATAATAGATCTTGTCCTTGAGCTTGTTGCCCGTGAACCGGACCTTGTCCGCGTTGATGATGATGACATTGTCACCGCAATCGACGTGCGGGGTGAAGCTCGGCTTATGCTTGCCGCGCAGGATGTTCGCGACGATCGAGGCCATGCGGCCGACGACCAGCCCATCGGCATCGATAATATGCCATTTCTTCTCCACCTCGTACGGCTTGGCCGACTTGGTGGTCTTCATCAGCGCCTTCATGGCAGACCTTCCAGTGTTAAAACAGAACGCGCCGCCATTTCGGGCAGCGCGAATGACGGTGCTAATGATCGTAAGGGGCCACGAAGTCAAGCTTTTGGCGGGTTTGCTGACGGGTATTGGGGTACCGCCGTCTTTCTGCGCTTGTCATCCCCGCGCAGGCGGGGATCCATAGTCTCTGACGGCGGCTGCAGAAGTGAGACGCTGCCCCGTATGGATTCCCGCCTCCGCGGGAATGACGCACTGCTGAGAGATGTTGCCAGGGCTTGAACCCTACTGTTCAGCCCGCCCGGCGCCCCAGCTGATGTGCCGCCATCACCACCGCGACCAGCAACAACGCCGCATTCACCTGATGCGCCACGGCGATGACGATCTCGACGCCACTCATCAGCGTCGCGATGCCGAGCAGGATCTGCAGCACGACCAGCGTGATGATCGCGTGGCCCGGTCCCATGCTGCCGGCGCGCCAGGAACGCACCGCCAACCAGATCACCGCGGCCGCGGCGATGAAGGCAGTCCAGCGATGAATGAATTGCACGACGATCGGATTGTCGATCGCATTGCGCGTGGCCGACCATCCCTCATGCCAGCCGCCCGCCGGGAACCAGGCATCGCCCATCAACGGCCAGCTGGAGAAAGCATAACCCGCATCGAGCCCGGCCGTGAACGCGCCGAGCAGGATCTGCACGAATAGCACCAGCAGGGCGACGATCGCTACGGGTCGCAATCGCGCCGGGCGGGCGAGGGGATTGGCGGCAAGCTGGCGCAGGTCGAGCGCGGTCCATACCGTGCCTGCAAGCGTCACCAGCGCGGTGCTCAAATGCGTCGCCAGCCGCAAATGGCTGACGTCGGTACGAACGCTCAGCCCCGATTTCACCATCCACCAGCCGATCGCGCCTTGTAGCGCCCCCAGCGCCAGTATCGCGGTCAGCCGCCAGCCATAGCCGCGCGGAATCTGGCGCCGTACGGCGAACCAGATCAGTGGCAAGGCGAACACCATGCCGATCACCCGCGCGAGCAGCCGGTGCAGATACTCCCAGAAGAAAATCCCCTTGAAGCCGGCCAGCGTCATGCCGCTGTTGACCTGCGTGAATTCGGGGATCTTGCGGTAATTGGCGAATTCCGCCTGCCACTGTGCATCGGTGAGTGGTGGAACGATGCCGGTCAGCGGTTTCCACTGCGTGATCGACAGGCCGGATTCGGTCAGTCGCGTGATGCCGCCGACTGCGACGATCGCCAGGATCATGCCCGCGACGATCAGCAGCCAGATCGAGATCGCGCGCGGACGCGTGGTGGAGGAGGTGGTGGCTTGAAGCATGGCGCATCTTACGGGAGCCGCGGCAGGCAGTCCATGATGGCCCGTTCCGACAGATCACGCAAAAAATAAGCTCATGATATATTGTAACCCAGCAGCCTCGATGGCATATGGGCTGCACGATGACGTCGCATTTCCACACCCGCTCACTCGGCTGGATCGAATCGCATGCCGATCGCCTGGCAATCGGCATTTCCGGCCTGTGCATGGTACATTGCCTGAGCAGCGCGGTGTTGCTCGCCTTGCTTTCCACGGCGGGCGGGCTGCTCAATCCCCTGTTTCATGAGGTCGGGCTGACGATCGCGATCGGCTTCGGCATTCTGGCACTTGGTCGCGGCATCGCGGCGCACGGCTATATGATGCCGGCCTCGGTCGGTGCATTGGGGCTGGGCATCATGGCGGGGGCGATGTCGCTGCCGCATGATGGCAGTGGCGGTGAGACGCTGTGGACGTTGGTTGGCGTCGGCCTGCTCGCGCTCGGCCATGATCTCAATCGGCGCGCGGTCAACTGAGGAGCGGGATCCGCCGGCGGCGCTTGCCCCGGACCCTGGCAGAGCTTACCTTAGGATCATGGCCTCGCATCATCATCACGAGCCGCAAGGCGCCGATCTGACCACCGCTGCACAGGCGACGCTGGAGAAATCCGGCGAACAATGGACGACGATGCGCGCGCAGATCTTCAAGGCATTGTCGAGCTTCGACAAGCCTGCCTCTGCTTATGACATTGCCGAAGCGGTCTCCAAGGCCGAGGGCCGCCGGGTCGCGGCCAACAGCGTCTATCGCATCTTGGATCTGTTCGTGGCGTCGAACCTTGCGCGCAAGGTGGAGAGTGCCAACGCCTATGTCGCCAATGCGCATCCCGATTGCCTGCACGACTGCATCTTCCTGGTGTGCGATTCCTGCGGCAACACCGTGCATATCGACAATGACGTGATCACCAACGGCGTCCGATCGGCGGCCGAAGCAACCGGCTTCTCGCCGGTGCGCCCGGTGATCGAGGTACGCGGCACCTGCGCGGCGTGCGATATCGTATCCTAAAGCCTCTTCCCCATCCGCACGCCCGGTACTGGCGCGCCCTGCGCTGACATTCTGGCGACGCGCTCGATCGTCGTATAACCGCACGCCAGATAGAGCGGTTCGCCGGCAAGCGTCGCCATCATTTCCGCCCGCCCCGAAGCCGGCGGCGCGCGCGGCCATTTCGGCCTGCGACAGGATTAGCCGGCCGACCCCGAGTCGCACGAACGCCGGATCGGTGTACATGACGCGGATCCGTGCCGGCTCATGCGTTGGATTGAGGAGCCGATCGTCGCGGAGCGCCACGCTGTGACTGCCCCCATACAGGGTCGCGCGCCGGCTCCGTCCGCCGCAGCCGGCTATATACCCCTCGGCCTCGACCACGAAATATGTTCCGTCGTCGATCAACTGCGTGTCCAGCCCCATGCTCTGGCGGCTTGCCGCTATCTCCTCGGGCGAGAGGAACGCGCGTTGCAACGATGCGATCGCGCGCTCCATCAGCGTAGCGATGGCGGGAACATCATCGCGTATCGCGAGACGATGGGTAAAGGCGGCCATCTCGCCAAATTGCACTTAGCGTGCAGGTAGCGTCAAGAAGTGGCGGGGGGTGAACCAGCCAATCGACAGGTGTTTCGCGCTCGGCTAAACCCCCCGAATGTCAGACGTTACCCAAACACCGCTGCTCGATACGGTCCACACTCCCGATGACCTGCGCAAGCTTGCCCCCACCGAGCTTCGCCAGCTTGCCGACGAGCTGCGCGCCGAAACGATCGCCGCGGTCGGGGTGACCGGTGGCCATCTCGGCTCGGGCCTTGGCGTGGTCGAACTGACGGTGGCGATCCATTACGTCTTCGATACGCCGCGCGACAAGCTGGTGTGGGACGTCGGGCACCAATGCTATCCGCACAAGATCCTGACCGGCCGGCGCGATCGGATCCGCACGTTGCGCATGGGCGGGGGGCTGAGCGGCTTCACCAAGCGCAGCGAAAGCGAGTATGATCCGTTCGGCGCGGCGCATTCGTCGACCTCGATTTCCGCCTCGCTCGGCTTTGCGATCGCCAACAAACTGGCCGACATGCCGGGCAAGGGCATTGCCGTGATCGGCGACGGGGCGATGTCGGCCGGCATGGCGTACGAGGCGATGAACAATGCCGAACGCGCCGGCAACCGGCTGATCGTGATCCTCAACGACAATGACATGTCGATCGCACCGCCCGTCGGCGGCCTATCGGCCTATCTCGCGCGCATGGTGTCGTCGAGCGAGTATATGACCTTCCGCAGCCTGGCCAAGAAGGTCGTGCGCAAGCTTTCCAAGCGCGTCCACAGCGCCGCTGAAAAGGCCGAGGAGTTTGCCCGCGGCCTCGCTACGGGCGGTACCTTGTTCGAGGAACTGGGCTTTTATTATGTCGGGCCGATCGACGGCCACAATCTCGATCACCTGATCCCGGTGCTGGAGAATGTGCGCGACGCCAAGGAAGGCCCGGTGCTGATCCATGTCGTGACCAAGAAGGGCAAGGGATATGCCCCTGCCGAGGCGGCGGCAGATAAATATCACGGTGTGCAGACGTTCGACGTGATCACCGGTACGCAGGCCAAGGCACCGCCGGGCCCGCCGCAATATCAGAATGTGTTCGGCGCGCAGCTGCTGAAGGAAGCGGCGACCGACGACCGGATCGTTGCCATCACCGCGGCAATGCCTTCGGGCACCGGGCTCGATGCCTTTGCCAAGACCTATCCCGATCGTTTCTTCGACGTGGGCATTGCCGAGCAGCATGCGGTGACCTTCGCTGCGGGTCTGGCGGCGCAGGGCATGCGACCATTCTGCGCGATCTATTCGACGTTCCTGCAGCGTGCCTACGACCAGGTCGTGCACGATGTCGCGATCCAGAACCTGCCGGTGCGCTTCGCGATCGACCGTGCGGGGCTGGTCGGCGCCGACGGCGCGACGCATGCCGGATCGTTCGACGTGACCTACCTTGCCACGCTGCCGAACTTCGTCGTCATGGCGGCGGCGGACGAAGCGGAACTGGTCCATATGACGCACACCTGCGTGCTGCATGACAGCGGCCCGATCGCCGTGCGCTACCCGCGCGGCGGCGGTATCGGCATCGCCTTGCCCGAAGTTCCCGAACGGCTCGAGATCGGCAAGGGCCGTATCGTGCGCGACGGCAAGAAGGTGGCGATCCTGTCGCTCGGCACCCGATTGGCAGAGGCGTTGAAGGCGGCGGATGCGCTCGATGCCAAGGGGCTGAGCACGACCGTGGCCGACCTGCGCTTCGTCAAGCCGCTGGATGAGGCGATGATCCGCCGGCTGCTGACCACGCATGAGGTTGCGGTGACGATCGAGGAAGGCGCGATCGGCGGGCTGGGTGCGCATGTGCTGACCCTGGCGTCCGATGAGGGCCTGACCGATGGCGGACTCAAGATCCGCACGATGCGGCTGCCGGACACATTCCAGGACCAGGACAAGCCCGACCTACAATATGCCGCCGCGGGGCTGGATGCGGATGGCATCGTCGAGACGGTGCTGAAGGCATTGCGGCACAACGATGCGGGTGTGATCGAGGGCGCGCGGGCCTGACATGCAGGTCGATGCAGCGTGTCTGTCGGATGCGGAGCGATCGACGTTGCTGCTATTGGCCGAGGGGCACACCGCGAAGAGCATTGCGGCGGAAGCGAACGTGTCGGTGCATGCCGTGAACGAGCGGCTGCGCGAAGCACGACGCAAGACGGGCGTGGGGAGCAGCCGGGAACTGGCCAGGCTGCTACGCGACCAGATACCCCAAGAAAATCGTGACGAAAAAATCGGGGTGGCGCCCGATGTGACGGCAGAGGCACGGGCAGATCTCCCGATCCAGCGACCCGCCGGCGGGGTCTCTGCGAAAGGAATGATCATCATGGCTTCGTTCACCCTGATCAGCGCCGCACTCGCCGCCGCGTTGCTTGGTATGATCTCCCCTACTGCATCTGCTCGGCCGAAGGTCATTGCAGCGCAACCTGGCGAGAGCGCGCACATTGCACCGGGGCCGTTCGTGCTCCGTGTCACCTTTGATCGCCCGATGCGCACCGGCAGCTATTCGTTCGTGACGATCGATGACGGCAGCTATCCGGACTGTGCCAAGACGCCACGGCAATCGGCCGACCGCAAGACGTTCACGCTGGATTGCACTGCCGCGCCGGGGCGCGTTTACGCGGTGGGGATAAATGGCGGACGCTTCTGGAACTTCACCGACGCCCAAACCGGTAGCCCGGCAGAGGCAACGATACTACGCTTCGCTGTACGATGATGGGATAGACCCTTGCAGGTCACCGCCTCAGATAATGTTCCTGTGCCGCGTCGGTGCCGTTGATCGCCAGGATCGATCGCGCATCGCTGGGCTGGCGGACGCGGCCCTTGCCGTCGCTGGCGGCTGCGATGACGCGGTCGAGCAGTTCCTGTCCTTCGCTCCACCAGCCGATCCCGCTGGCGGCGTTGAGATGCCCCTGCGCGCCGGCATCGATGAAATGGCTGCCCCAGCCAACCGCCAGGCTGTGCGCGCGATCGATGTCGATCCACGGATCGTCCTGACTGGCGACGACGATCGAGGGGAAAGGCAGCGGCGTGGTCGGTGTCGGCCCGAACGCCTTGAGTTCGTCCTGGGCCGATGGCCGATCGGCATCCGCGGGTGCGACGAGCAAGGCGCCGGCGACCGGCCAGCCATAAGGTTGGCGCGTCAGCTCCGCCCACCAGGCGACGGCAAGGCAGCCCAGGCTGTGTGCGGCGAGGATGACGGGCGCCTGCGCCTGGCGGATCGCCTGGTCGAGCTTGGTCACCCAGGCATTGCGGTGCGGTGTGTTCCACATGCCGAGTTCGACGCGCACCGTGTCCGGCCGCGCACTTTCCCATAAGGTCTGCCAGTGCGAAGGGCCGGAACCGCCCAGGCCGGGCACGGTCAGGATCGTCGGCTGAACCGGATCGAACGGCGAAAAGCTTCCCATGTTCGTGTCTCCAGATGCTGGCAGAAGACGTGGTCATGCGTGCTCTAGGGGACGCCGCACGGCCACGCCTTCCACCCATGAAGCTATTCCTACTGCGCTAGTAGGCAATAGGCTTGCGCCGAGATGAAGATGCGCCGCGCCAGTCCGATAAATGGTGAGCGGCGTCCGCTCCACCGCGCGACTCTCCCATCCAAGGCACGGGTGCGTTGTCGGCGCAGCGCTGCTACAGCCGCCGTCGAAGCGAGGGAACACATGGCGAAAATGCGCGTCGATCAGCTGCTGGTGGAACGCGGGCTGGCCGAGAGCCGGACACGCGCGCAGGCGCTGATCATGGCTGGCCTCGTCTTTGCCGGCACCCGCAAGGTCGACAAGCCGGGCCAGACGCTGGCCGACGACGTGCTGCTCGACGTGCGCGGGCGCGATCATCCCTGGGTTTCTCGCGGCGGCATCAAGCTCGCGCATGGCCTCGATCATTTCGGCTGGGACGTGAGCGGGGCGGTCGCCATCGACGTGGGCTCGTCCACGGGAGGCTTTACCGACGTGTTGATCACGCGGGGAGCGGTGCGGGTCTATGCCGTGGATAGCGGAACCAACCAGCTGGCATGGAAGCTGCGCCAGGATGACCGCGTGGTGGTG contains:
- a CDS encoding TonB-dependent receptor, giving the protein MRTDPTTCRSIAMPAFLALSCVGTFATAPAAARGVETPAAADDGVNDGSSDDGKEDVVVRGARTKEVESPKATRALIDTPQTITVIGDQTIRKQNLLTLRDVLQTVPGITFGAGEGGGGYGDSINLRGYSANNDITIDGVRDSAQYSRSETFNLQQIEVYNGANSVFSGAGSVGGTINLATKVPQRENLTIVQGGVGTDDYYRATVDSNVRVSDLVAVRLNGVYHHNDVPGRDVEKNKRWGVAPSVMIGVDSPTNLIIQYLHQKDNNVPVYGVPYYRNAFFDGPLPGVDDSDYYGIQNLDKQDILVDQATVRFNHAFSDKVSIRNLSRWQRVGQYSSTSAPQGTYCLPGATAGTGIAGTGASCTTPGFYVPSGPRGNIRDQENQLLYNQTDLRAVFDTFGLEHTAVLGVSFTQEDYSIVSGNVLRNPDGTTVAQPNIDIFNPNTTYTGPVNFIGASRAQGDSTNAAAYLFDTVKIVPQLEASFGLRYEHAKARFRNDTYSTATPTQAAPNPPPLGTYTRGLNQFSDENLFSYRLGLNFKPIETVSLYASYGNSTTPTSATARLGCGTLITAPSGSVDPCDVQPEKAVNYEIGAKADLFGRRLQLTAALFRNDRTNYRVQTNDPIVPSLPVTDGHSRVDGIALGASGNITPAWSIFANYTYLDSEVKQSVSNYCLANPGRLTTNTATPPVTTNVCGNSTAVLDPQAGQHLNNTPKHSGSLFTTYTLPFGLQLGYGLTYQGSFALNNSALVTPIAAGASGLANGTALTPVFHSKDYLTHRAFLSYPVTPGLTAQVNVQNFTNTRYFTSIRNNGWAVPGEDRSAVFSLYYSF
- a CDS encoding Fe2+-dependent dioxygenase → MLTAIPDVLDAAGVARLRAIIDGAEWVDGNVTSGAQSALAKRNEQLPEDSPQAREAGGIVLDALGHTPLFVAAALPAKVFPPLFNRYAGGQAFGTHIDNAIRMQRGTDFRIRSDLSATLFLEPPEDYDGGELVIEDNFGIQSVKLPAGHLLLYPASSLHRVEPVTRGTRTASFFWIQSMIRDDGARRILFDLDQAVQSVAMAQGQGDAAVVQLTGVYHNLLRRWAEA
- a CDS encoding diacylglycerol/lipid kinase family protein, which encodes MRSGAMNRLWFVTNPSSGSTSEAKCEAIEAVFVERGLTLVGRSHFPQDDLPTPASLDTANVDTAVLFAGDGTINAAISALAEWQGSILILPGGTMNLLAKTLHGDADPAAIIHAAHQGGTLVALPFVEAGPHRALVGLILGPVASWVRARELVRAGRVRGLARAVRLAWRRTFTRGIRIEGVAALRHRAQAIFVRSLGDRLDLKAIDAREWGAITRLGWEWLTGDWVAAEAVTAVSTQHFRIAGHKPTLALFDGEPVMLEPHTTFRGGMTRRMFNSTKGD
- a CDS encoding metallophosphoesterase family protein, encoding MMRLFHVSDVHFGCEDEAAVAWFERLVKDERPDAVIMSGDLTMRARRTEFDAGLAWLQRLAVPTTVEVGNHDLPAYNLFTRFVRPYHRYHKVERLIEKPLDLPGVAIVPLVTTARFQFRLDWSKGNVTRRELNKALALVAEAPQDALVLVACHHPLIEGHTRATSDTRHGAEALAALAEAGVAGVLTGHVHDPFDITHDLDGHRIRMIGAGTLSRRTRDTPPSFNEVRIDGGKFDVVVRTLSPEPARVLPREHAVEDAGA
- a CDS encoding glycosyltransferase family 2 protein, producing the protein MPQVSVIIPVYNRAGTIGAAVRSVLSQTHRDLELLVVDDGSTDDSAAIAERFGDARVRIIRLERNCGIPQARNAGLAAARAEYVAWLDSDDVARPTRIEEQLAYLMAHPDVAFVGACAGKMGIEGRGRLGVRVPPLEHEDIVAWLLFRSAFQNSAITGRTAILRRYPYGSDFPVCEDVDQFQRITADHRTANLPSVLIDRRLHKGQTIHERVGDMHALKLVLFAKQLSRLGLQASPDEVARHVQLGYPKMSVVAADAGYLRWAEEWFGRLRCANQRSGMVDEQALRLASAVFWARACKEAGHVIGWSRAGQMFLAGEPARALGAARGQRWLRSSSWVRARSALAG
- the rpsI gene encoding 30S ribosomal protein S9; its protein translation is MSDNRQSLSDLAGLTNQEPATQNNGVSTPVLAGDEYAPSAPVIEREPMPLREQIIDKQGRAYATGRRKDAVARVWIKPGSGKITINGRDQETYFARPTLRLVINQPFGIAERDGAYDVICTVKGGGLSGQAGAVKHGISQALTKYEPVLRAAVKAAGFLTRDSRTVERKKYGKAKARRSFQFSKR
- the rplM gene encoding 50S ribosomal protein L13; this encodes MKALMKTTKSAKPYEVEKKWHIIDADGLVVGRMASIVANILRGKHKPSFTPHVDCGDNVIIINADKVRFTGNKLKDKIYYRHTGYAGGIKGVAAGKILEGRFPERIIEKAIERMIPRGPLGREQMRNLRVFAGTEHPHAAQDPQVLDIGSMNRKNKVGA